GCTATCCCGCTGACGTCGCTCGGTAAGGGTGCGCAGGGCCCCGTGCTGGCGATGACCAAGGCGCAGCTCGAGGCCGCCGCCGGCCAGCAGCAGGCGCAGGCCTCCGCCGAGTTCAAGTCCAAGCTGGTCCCGGGCGCGACCGTTTACGGAACGGGCGGGACGCAGCTCGGAACGATCAAGTCGGTCGATGCGACCGGCGTGACGCTGACGACCGCCGATGGCGACGCAGTGCTGCCGGTCACCGGTTTCGGCCCTGGGCCGCAGGGTATCCTGCTCGGCATGACCGCCGACCAGCTCAAGGCTGCCATGACTGCCGCCGCCCCGGCAGCGGGTGCTACCGCCGGGGCGGACGCAGCCGCGACCGATCAGGCGGCTACCACGACCGAAACGACCACCACGACCACAAAGTCGAAGCGCAAGCCGCGCTGATGTGAAAGTGGCGGGGCGACCGGCCCCGCCACGTGACCGAAACGCCACCCGCACCTTCATGGCGCGGGTGGCGTTTTCGTTTGGCAGGATATTCTACTATCTCAGGCGCTTACGGCATGTTGCTCCAGCAGCGCACGAACGGCCGCAACGGCGTCCGCAGCCTTCCCCCCGTCCGGGCCGCCGCCCTGCGCCATGTCCGGGCGCCCGCCGCCGCCCTGTCCGCCAAGCACAGCAACCGCCTGCCGCAGTAGATCGACCGCGCTGATCTGCGCCGCCAGATCCGCAGTCACGCCCACCGCGACCGAGGCGCGGCCATCGTTGACCGCCACGAGTACCGCCACGCCCGAGCCAAGCCGCGACTTCGCGTCATCGACCGCGCCACGCAGCCCCTTCGCCTCGAACCCGTCGAGCACCTGTCCGACGAAGGCGACGCCGCCGACCGTCTCGGTCGCGGCCGGTCCGCCACTGCCGCCGCCCAGCGCCAGGGCTTTTTTCACCTCGGCGAGCTCGCGCTCCAGGCGCCGCCGCTCCTCGATCAACGCGATGACGCGTGCCGGCACATCATCCGGCGCCGTCTTGAGCGCGGTCGCGGCTTCGCGCAGCTTCTCGTCCCGCGCGTTGAGCCATTGCCGCGCCGCCTCGCCGGTCAGCGCCTCGACGCGCCGGACGCCCGAGGAAACGGCGCTTTCGCCCACGATCTTGAACACGCCGATATCGCCAAGGGCGCGGACGTGCGTACCTCCGCACAGTTCGATCGAATAGGTCTTGTCGCCGTCCTCGGTCCCCATCGAGACGACCCGCACTTCATCGCCGTATTTCTCACCGAACAGCGCCATCGCGCCCTCCGCGATCGCCTCGTCCGGGGTCATCAGCCGCGTCTCGACGCTCCCGTTGCCGCGGATCTGCGCATTCACCGCGCGCTCCGCCTCGGCGAGCTCCTCCGGCGTCATCGCATGGGAATGCGAAACGTCGAAGCGCAGCCGCTCCGGCGCGACCAGCGACCCCTTCTGCGCGACATGCGTGCCCAGCTTCTGGCGCAGCGCCTCGTGCAGCAGGTGCGTCGCCGAGTGGTTGGCGCGGATCGCCGCCCGGCGCGCGACGTCGATCGCCAGACGTACCGTGTCTCCGACCTTCACCTGACCGGCAGCGATCGTCGTGTGGTGCACGAACAACTTGCCGAGTTGCTTCGAAGTATCGGCAACGTCGGCCTGCAAGCCATTGTCGCTGCTGATGCGCCCTGCGTCGCCGACCTGCCCGCCGCTCTCTCCGTAGAATGGCGTCTGGTTGACGATCACCTCGACTTGCTCGCCCGCCGCAGCATGATCGACGCGCACGCCGTCCTTGACGAGCGCCAATATGACGCCTTCGCCGACATCGCTGCCATAACCGGTGAACTCGGTCGCGCCGACTTCCTCGACGAGATCGAACCACAGTTCGTCCGACGCCTTCGCACCGGATCCCTTCCACGCGGCGCGTGCGGCGCGCTTCTGCTCCGCCATCGCGGCGTCGAAGCCGGCGCGGTCGACCTTGAAGTCCTGCGCCCGCAGCGCGTCCTCGGTCAGGTCATAGGGGAAGCCGTAAGTGTCGTAGAGCCGGAACGCGGTGTCGCCGGCCAGCGTGTCGCCGGCCTTCATCCCCGTCGTCGCGTCGTCGAGCAGCCGCAGCCCCTTTTCGAGGGTCTGGCGGAAGCGCGTCTCCTCCTGCCGCAACGTCGCCTCGATCAACGGCTGCGCGCGCAACAGCTCCGGATAGGCGGCACCCATCTCGGCGACGAGTGCCGGAACCAGGCGGTGCATCAGCGGCTCCTTGGCGCCCAGCAGGTGCGCGTGGCGCATCGCGCGGCGCATGATCCGCCGCAAAACGTAACCGCGCCCTTCGTTCGCCGGCAACACGCCATCCGCGACCAGGAAGCCGGCGCACCGTAGATGGTCGGCGATCACACGATGGCTGGCCTGATTTCCCCCGGTGGTGGCGGTATGGGTCAGCGCGCCCGACGCCGCGATCAGCGCTTTGAAGGTATCGGTGTCGTAATTGTCGTGGACGCCCTGCATGACTGCGGCGACCCGTTCGAGCCCCATGCCGGTGTCGATCGACGGGCGCGGCAGGTCGCCGACGATCGCGTCGGCCTCCTGCACGAACTGCATGAAAACCAGATTCCAGATCTCGACGAAACGATCGCCATCCTCGTCGGGGCTGCCCGGCGGGCCACCGGCGATATGGTCGCCGTGGTCGTAGAAGATTTCAGAGCATGGGCCGCACGGTCCATCCGAGCCCATCGCCCAGAAATTATCCTTGGTGGGGATCCGGATGATGCGATGGTCGGGCAGGCCGGCGATCTTCTTCCAGAGATCGAACGCCTGATCGTCGGTGTGAAACACGGTGGCGGTCAGCCGGTCGGCCGGAAGCCCCCACTCCTTGGTCAGCAGCGTCCACGCGTGCGTGATCGCCTGCTCCTTGAAATAGTCGCCGAAGCTGAAATTCCCGAGCATCTCGAAGAATGTATGGTGCCGCGCCGTATAACCGACGTTGTCGAGATCGTTGTGCT
The genomic region above belongs to Sphingomonas phyllosphaerae 5.2 and contains:
- the alaS gene encoding alanine--tRNA ligase, which gives rise to MTATNDIRRSFLDYFGSAGHQIVPSAPLVPQNDPTLMFVNAGMVPFKNVFTGLETRPYSTATSSQKCVRAGGKHNDLDNVGYTARHHTFFEMLGNFSFGDYFKEQAITHAWTLLTKEWGLPADRLTATVFHTDDQAFDLWKKIAGLPDHRIIRIPTKDNFWAMGSDGPCGPCSEIFYDHGDHIAGGPPGSPDEDGDRFVEIWNLVFMQFVQEADAIVGDLPRPSIDTGMGLERVAAVMQGVHDNYDTDTFKALIAASGALTHTATTGGNQASHRVIADHLRCAGFLVADGVLPANEGRGYVLRRIMRRAMRHAHLLGAKEPLMHRLVPALVAEMGAAYPELLRAQPLIEATLRQEETRFRQTLEKGLRLLDDATTGMKAGDTLAGDTAFRLYDTYGFPYDLTEDALRAQDFKVDRAGFDAAMAEQKRAARAAWKGSGAKASDELWFDLVEEVGATEFTGYGSDVGEGVILALVKDGVRVDHAAAGEQVEVIVNQTPFYGESGGQVGDAGRISSDNGLQADVADTSKQLGKLFVHHTTIAAGQVKVGDTVRLAIDVARRAAIRANHSATHLLHEALRQKLGTHVAQKGSLVAPERLRFDVSHSHAMTPEELAEAERAVNAQIRGNGSVETRLMTPDEAIAEGAMALFGEKYGDEVRVVSMGTEDGDKTYSIELCGGTHVRALGDIGVFKIVGESAVSSGVRRVEALTGEAARQWLNARDEKLREAATALKTAPDDVPARVIALIEERRRLERELAEVKKALALGGGSGGPAATETVGGVAFVGQVLDGFEAKGLRGAVDDAKSRLGSGVAVLVAVNDGRASVAVGVTADLAAQISAVDLLRQAVAVLGGQGGGGRPDMAQGGGPDGGKAADAVAAVRALLEQHAVSA